Part of the Gemmatimonadota bacterium genome, CGACGATGAGCTGCTGCGGGTGCTGGCGCGTCCGGGATTCACCACTCGCGCGCTCGTGTCGGAGTTGTCGGGCCGCGGCGTGGGGCTGGACGTGGCGCTGAGCCGGGTGCGGGCGCTGGGCGGTGCCGCGACGCTCTGGACGGAGGAGGGCAAGGGTTCGCGCTTCCAGTTGCGTTTGCCCATTAGCCTGGCACTGGCGCCCGCGTTGCGCGTGCAGGCCGGCGGCGAGGACTACGTCATCCCTCTCAATCACGTCGAGGAGGTGGTGGAGCTGGGCGACGCCGTCGGTCGCCAGAACGGCCGCGAAGTGCTGCAGTTGCGAGGGCAGGTGGTGCCGCTGGTCAGGCTCGGCGATGCGTTGTCGTGCGGCGGCGAGCGCGGGGCCGAGCGGTCGGCGGTCATCGCCGGAGCGGGCGAAGGCCGCACCGCGATCGCGGTCGATCGCCTGATCGGGCGCGAACAGATGGTGGTGAAGCGGTTCGAGGGACCGGTCGGTACGCTGCCCTACTTCGCGGGCGTGACATTGCTCGGGGACGGGCGCCCGGCCTTGGTCCTGGACCCGACGAGCGTATTCTAATCGGGGGAACGGGGGTGAGTGAGGTGACCATGCATGACTTGGGGGCGATCCAGCTCGACGCGCTGCGGGAGGTGGCCAACATCGGCGCCGGACACGCGGCGACGGCGCTCTCTCAACTGACCAATCGGCGCGTCCTGGTCGAGGTGCCCACCGTCCGCGTGGGGGTGGCGGCCCGGGCGAGCGACGACGCCGGGCAGGACTACGCCACGGTGCGCATGCAGGTCCTCGGGGACGTCACCGGCGAAACCCTGCAGGTATTCCCCCAAGCCACCGCGCGCCGGATCGCGGGGATCCTCACCGGCGCGACGGGCGGATCGGTCGCCAGCTTCGGCGACATGGAGCGCTCGGCGCTGATCGAGGCCGGCAACATCGTCGCCGGCGCCTACCTGAACGCGCTCTCGGATTTCATGGGCATGCTGCTGCTGATGTCCGTGCCGACGATGAGCCTCGGACAGATGCCGTTCCCGGGTACCGACGACGTGGCGGAAAGCGGGGCCGCCACGGCGCTCGTGCTGGACACCCGGTTCCGCATGGACGGGGAGGAGGGCGAGGAGCTCGACGGGCAGTTCATTCTGGTCCCCGACGGCCCCTCCATCCGGGCCATGCTGGAGTCCATCAACGTCGCGTGATCTAGTGTACCGTTGCAGAAGTCCCGTAGGCATTCGGCGCGCGCTGCATCCCGCGGATGCGGCGTTGGAACTCCTTGCCGTAGCGACGGCTACGGCG contains:
- a CDS encoding chemotaxis protein CheC, whose product is MHDLGAIQLDALREVANIGAGHAATALSQLTNRRVLVEVPTVRVGVAARASDDAGQDYATVRMQVLGDVTGETLQVFPQATARRIAGILTGATGGSVASFGDMERSALIEAGNIVAGAYLNALSDFMGMLLLMSVPTMSLGQMPFPGTDDVAESGAATALVLDTRFRMDGEEGEELDGQFILVPDGPSIRAMLESINVA